A single Scleropages formosus chromosome 4, fSclFor1.1, whole genome shotgun sequence DNA region contains:
- the nsrp1 gene encoding nuclear speckle splicing regulatory protein 1 yields MAASGKQYGLILPRKGSSKDAALPRPSIFGDDSDDETTVGESLQKEAAKRKMMKQTRLEMQKALEQDSSVYEYDNVYDDIQKQKEDSNRRALGSADRKPKYITQLLQAVEERKKEQERREERKIQKEREQEGDEFKDKEAFVTTAYKQKLQERKEEEERERREAALEAAMDVKKQKDLSGFYRHLLNQTVGEESRPEPSAHREQKIGDVSAAAKDQTPSPLATAAKDSDSHSDTEADRGQKAEFSKPTSNSSHSRRHYRQRSPSSESIEEREDEREGKGRTREDREEERRRERRNHKDKDRERNDRDSSRKEERERRRDREEDRSRGRRDREEERSRGWRDREERIERRERRNSSPRERGRDRNGMKDRDRERDKERERAKERERDREKERKAREDEKDQNKVDEKPQLQEEEEEKKNKREQGDGEDSTNADLGPKPNKFAKRSSDVTVTSARERYLARQLARSAAKTYIEKDED; encoded by the exons ATGGCCGCTTCTGGTAAACA GTACGGATTAATCCTACCCCGCAAAGGCTCTTCAAAAGATGCTGCTCTGCCTCGGCCCTCTATCTTCGGGGACGATTCCGATGATGAA ACAACTGTTGGCGAGAGTCTGCAGAAAGAGGcagcaaaaaggaaaatgatgaaGCAG ACTCGCCTGGAGATGCAGAAGGCCTTGGAGCAAGACAGCAGTGTGTATGAGTATGACAACGTATACGATGACATTCAGAAGCAGAAGGAAGACAGCAACAGGCGAGCACTAGGTAGCGCTGATAGGAAG CCCAAGTATATCACACAGCTGCTCCAGGctgtggaggagaggaagaaggagcaggaacgaagggaagagaggaaaatccagaaggagagggagcaggagggagATGAGTTCAAGGACAAGGAAGCCTTTGTAACCACAGCCTACAAGCAGAAGCTTCAggaaaggaaggaggaggaggagagggagaggcgTGAGGCTGCACTGGAAG ctgcCATGGACGTAAAGAAACAGAAAGATCTCAGCGGGTTCTATAGACACCTGCTAAATCAGACAGTAGGAGAGGAGAGCCGACCTGAACCCTCAGCACACAG GGAACAGAAAATAGGGGATGTTTCTGCAGCAGCCAAGGATCAAACTCCTTCTCCACTTGCTACAGCTGCCAAAGATTCAGACAGCCACAGTGACACTGAGGCAGACCGTGGCCAAAAGGCAGAGTTCAGCAAGCCGACCTCCAACAGTTCCCACTCCAGGCGGCATTACAGGCAGCGGTCACCATCCTCCGAGAGCATAGAGGAGCGAGAAGATgagagggagggaaagggaCGAACAAGGGAAGACAGGGAGGAAGAGAGGCGTAGGGAGAGAAGGAACCACAAGGATAAGGACAGAGAGCGTAATGACAGGGATAGTAGCCGTAAGGAAGAAAGGGAGCGGAGGAGAGACAGGGAGGAGGACAGAAGCCGAGGGAGGAGAgacagggaggaggagaggagcagaggGTGGAGAGACAGGGAGGAGAGGATAGAGAGGAGGGAAAGGAGGAACAGCAGCCCtagggaaagagggagggatAGAAATGGTATGAAAGACAGAGACAGGGAAAGAGACAAAGAACGTGAGAGGGCGAAGGAAAGGGAACGTGacagggagaaggagaggaaggcCAGAGAAGATGAGAAAGACCAGAATAAGGTGGATGAAAAACCACAGctccaggaggaggaggaggagaagaaaaataagCGTGAACAAGGAGATGGAGAGGACAGCACCAATGCTGATCTTGGCCCCAAGCCCAACAAGTTTGCCAAGCGCAGTAGTGATGTGACTGTGACCTCTGCCAGGGAAAGGTACCTGGCCAGACAGCTTGCCCGCTCAGCAGCGAAGACCTACATTGAGAAGGATGAAGACTGA
- the LOC108921278 gene encoding sodium-dependent serotonin transporter-like isoform X2, whose product MNGLLWCKPNDTKAICISLARPELVQEGGSVRQMFLHFVGTVALSLSIAIDEPPRTPICAKEKMGTIEEDCMGESERREAFHENDRQLSVAQADSTPRLLLNRGHTSSAQIPRDGRVSPGSQGHDLRGARMLLVEQASLSQSRKTWRKKMDFLLSVIGYAVDLGNVWRFPYICYQNGGGAFLLPYLLMALFGGVPLFYMELALGQFHQSGCISIWKHICPIFKGIGFSICVIGLYIAFYYNTVMAWAMYYLLSSFQTTLPWATCFNTWNTANCTHLTPGNPNTSWTNGSTSPAEEFYIRHILQLHLSPGLHELGAVNWQLALCLLLIFTVVYFSIWKGVKTSGKVVWLTATLPYLVLLVLLIRGATLPGAWRGVVYYLKPDWWKLLSTTVWVDAAVQIFFSLGPGFGVLLALASYNPFHNNCYKDALLTSSINCLTSMLSGLVIFTVLGYMAEVRQQGVDAVARDIGPSLLFIICAEAIASMPAANFFAIIFFLMIITLGLDSTFAGLEGLITAMLDEYPQVLGRRREWVVLGLVCLCYLGALSTVCYGGAYIVKLLEEYATGPALIAVVFLEIAAVSWFYGTSRFCRDVQVMLGFLPGQFWRVCWRAICPCFLLFILGSFLASPLEIKLFGYLYPPWSAILGYIIGASPLICVPCYMVYYLLSTRGTFRQRLLKSITPEPVREICIHQVTRNTSTV is encoded by the exons atgaatggactgCTGTGGTGTAAACCCAATGACACAAAGGCAATCTGTATTTCTCTAGCCAGGCCTGAGCTTGTTCAAGAAGGAGGAAGTGTCAGGCAGATGTTCCTTCATTTCGTGG GCACGGTGGCACTGAGCCTCAGCATTGCCATTGACGAACCACCTCGAACACCCATCTGTGCCAAAGAGAAGATGGGGACGATAGAGGAAGACTGCATGGGAGAAAGTGAAAGAAGGGAAGCATTTCATGAGAATGATAGACAACTGAGTGTGGCTCAGGCAGACTCTACCCCTAGGTTACTTCTGAATAGGGGTCACACCTCTTCAGCTCAAATCCCCAGGGATGGCAGAGTCAGCCCGGGCTCTCAGGGTCATGACCTCAGGGGTGCGAGAATGCTGTTGGTAGAGCAGGCCAGTCTGAGTCAGTCCAGAAAGACTTGGAGAAAGAAGATGGACTTCCTGTTGTCAGTCATCGGGTATGCTGTAGACCTGGGGAATGTGTGGCGTTTCCCTTACATCTGCTACCAGAATGGAGGAG GAGCATTTCTCTTGCCCTACCTTCTCATGGCACTGTTTGGAGGGGTGCCTCTGTTCTACATGGAGCTGGCACTGGGGCAGTTCCACCAGAGTGGCTGTATCTCTATCTGGAAGCACATCTGCCCCATCTTCAAAG GCATTGGCTTCTCCATCTGTGTCATTGGCCTCTACATCGCCTTTTATTACAACACAGTAATGGCCTGGGCGAtgtactacctgctgtcctcctTCCAGACCACTTTGCCTTGGGCCACCTGTTTCAACACCTGGAACACCGCCAACTGCACCCATCTAACACCTGGCAATCCCAACACTTCATGGACAAATGGCTCTACCTCCCCTGCAGAGGAGTTCTACAT ACGACACATCCTGCAGCTGCACCTGTCCCCAGGCCTGCACGAACTAGGAGCAGTGAACTGGCAGCTGGCCCTGTGTCTCCTCTTAATCTTCACTGTAGTCTACTTCAGCATCTGGAAAGGGGTGAAGACCTCAGGCAAG GTAGTGTGGTTGACAGCCACCTTGCCCTATTTGGTCCTCCTGGTGCTGCTTATTCGAGGTGCTACCCTTCCTGGGGCATGGAGAGGTGTGGTCTATTATCTAAAACCTGATTGGTGGAAGCTGCTCAGTACTACG GTTTGGGTAGATGCTGCTGTCCAGATATTCTTCTCTCTGGGGCCTGGTTTTGGCGTACTGCTGGCCCTAGCCAGTTACAACCCCTTTCACAACAACTGCTACAA GGATGCTTTGTTGACCAGCTCCATCAACTGCCTGACAAGCATGCTCTCTGGGTTGGTCATATTCACTGTGTTGGGATACATGGCAGAGGTGCGGCAGCAAGGCGTGGATGCCGTGGCCAGGGATATAG GTCCAAGTCTGCTTTTCATCATCTGTGCTGAGGCCATTGCCAGCATGCCTGCAGCCAACTTCTTTGCCATTATATTCTTCCTCATGATCATCACTCTGGGATTGGACAGCACG TTTGCAGGGTTGGAGGGGTTGATTACTGCCATGCTAGATGAGTACCCCCAGGTCCTGGGAAGGAGGAGAGAGTGGGTGGTCCTAGGCCTGGTGTGTTTGTGCTACTTGGGAGCCCTCTCCACTGTATGTTAT GGAGGAGCATACATTGTGAAGCTCCTGGAGGAATATGCCACTGGCCCTGCTCTCATTGCTGTGGTCTTTCTGGAAATTGCTGCTGTGTCCTGGTTCTATG GTACATCTCGTTTCTGCCGAGATGTGCAGGTGATGCTGGGTTTCCTTCCAGGGCAGTTCTGGAGGGTGTGCTGGAGGGCCATCTGCCCCTGTTTTCTCCTG TTCATCTTGGGCAGCTTCCTGGCTTCCCCACTGGAAATAAAACTTTTTGGCTACTTGTATCCCCCATGGAGTGCTATTCTGGGTTATATCATTGGTGCCTCCCCCCTCATCTGTGTGCCCTGCTATATGGTCTACTACCTACTGTCCACAAGAGGAACATTCAGGCAG CGCCTTTTAAAGAGCATCACCCCAGAACCTGTAAGGGAGATATGTATCCATCAAGTTACCAGGAATACCAGTACTGTGTGA
- the LOC108921278 gene encoding sodium-dependent serotonin transporter-like isoform X1, which yields MNGLLWCKPNDTKAICISLARPELVQEGGSVRQMFLHFVGTVALSLSIAIDEPPRTPICAKEKMGTIEEDCMGESERREAFHENDRQLSVAQADSTPRLLLNRGHTSSAQIPRDGRVSPGSQGHDLRGARMLLVEQASLSQSRKTWRKKMDFLLSVIGYAVDLGNVWRFPYICYQNGGGAFLLPYLLMALFGGVPLFYMELALGQFHQSGCISIWKHICPIFKGIGFSICVIGLYIAFYYNTVMAWAMYYLLSSFQTTLPWATCFNTWNTANCTHLTPGNPNTSWTNGSTSPAEEFYIRHILQLHLSPGLHELGAVNWQLALCLLLIFTVVYFSIWKGVKTSGKVVWLTATLPYLVLLVLLIRGATLPGAWRGVVYYLKPDWWKLLSTTVWVDAAVQIFFSLGPGFGVLLALASYNPFHNNCYKDALLTSSINCLTSMLSGLVIFTVLGYMAEVRQQGVDAVARDIGPSLLFIICAEAIASMPAANFFAIIFFLMIITLGLDSTFILGSFLASPLEIKLFGYLYPPWSAILGYIIGASPLICVPCYMVYYLLSTRGTFRQRLLKSITPEPVREICIHQVTRNTSTV from the exons atgaatggactgCTGTGGTGTAAACCCAATGACACAAAGGCAATCTGTATTTCTCTAGCCAGGCCTGAGCTTGTTCAAGAAGGAGGAAGTGTCAGGCAGATGTTCCTTCATTTCGTGG GCACGGTGGCACTGAGCCTCAGCATTGCCATTGACGAACCACCTCGAACACCCATCTGTGCCAAAGAGAAGATGGGGACGATAGAGGAAGACTGCATGGGAGAAAGTGAAAGAAGGGAAGCATTTCATGAGAATGATAGACAACTGAGTGTGGCTCAGGCAGACTCTACCCCTAGGTTACTTCTGAATAGGGGTCACACCTCTTCAGCTCAAATCCCCAGGGATGGCAGAGTCAGCCCGGGCTCTCAGGGTCATGACCTCAGGGGTGCGAGAATGCTGTTGGTAGAGCAGGCCAGTCTGAGTCAGTCCAGAAAGACTTGGAGAAAGAAGATGGACTTCCTGTTGTCAGTCATCGGGTATGCTGTAGACCTGGGGAATGTGTGGCGTTTCCCTTACATCTGCTACCAGAATGGAGGAG GAGCATTTCTCTTGCCCTACCTTCTCATGGCACTGTTTGGAGGGGTGCCTCTGTTCTACATGGAGCTGGCACTGGGGCAGTTCCACCAGAGTGGCTGTATCTCTATCTGGAAGCACATCTGCCCCATCTTCAAAG GCATTGGCTTCTCCATCTGTGTCATTGGCCTCTACATCGCCTTTTATTACAACACAGTAATGGCCTGGGCGAtgtactacctgctgtcctcctTCCAGACCACTTTGCCTTGGGCCACCTGTTTCAACACCTGGAACACCGCCAACTGCACCCATCTAACACCTGGCAATCCCAACACTTCATGGACAAATGGCTCTACCTCCCCTGCAGAGGAGTTCTACAT ACGACACATCCTGCAGCTGCACCTGTCCCCAGGCCTGCACGAACTAGGAGCAGTGAACTGGCAGCTGGCCCTGTGTCTCCTCTTAATCTTCACTGTAGTCTACTTCAGCATCTGGAAAGGGGTGAAGACCTCAGGCAAG GTAGTGTGGTTGACAGCCACCTTGCCCTATTTGGTCCTCCTGGTGCTGCTTATTCGAGGTGCTACCCTTCCTGGGGCATGGAGAGGTGTGGTCTATTATCTAAAACCTGATTGGTGGAAGCTGCTCAGTACTACG GTTTGGGTAGATGCTGCTGTCCAGATATTCTTCTCTCTGGGGCCTGGTTTTGGCGTACTGCTGGCCCTAGCCAGTTACAACCCCTTTCACAACAACTGCTACAA GGATGCTTTGTTGACCAGCTCCATCAACTGCCTGACAAGCATGCTCTCTGGGTTGGTCATATTCACTGTGTTGGGATACATGGCAGAGGTGCGGCAGCAAGGCGTGGATGCCGTGGCCAGGGATATAG GTCCAAGTCTGCTTTTCATCATCTGTGCTGAGGCCATTGCCAGCATGCCTGCAGCCAACTTCTTTGCCATTATATTCTTCCTCATGATCATCACTCTGGGATTGGACAGCACG TTCATCTTGGGCAGCTTCCTGGCTTCCCCACTGGAAATAAAACTTTTTGGCTACTTGTATCCCCCATGGAGTGCTATTCTGGGTTATATCATTGGTGCCTCCCCCCTCATCTGTGTGCCCTGCTATATGGTCTACTACCTACTGTCCACAAGAGGAACATTCAGGCAG CGCCTTTTAAAGAGCATCACCCCAGAACCTGTAAGGGAGATATGTATCCATCAAGTTACCAGGAATACCAGTACTGTGTGA